The following are encoded together in the Haliscomenobacter hydrossis DSM 1100 genome:
- a CDS encoding glycosyl hydrolase family 17 protein, protein MGTKQNHLSFFSGMIILLILAICSCDSKPSKKEAPKKNDKVIKLELAKLKVLGNGTMIATDSSAFCDNLFSKKMALALLLGADSSCTQINWKGGQLKANIFLKNQYASTVYTLKITSFPFNGKAVFSKQNPTFSVKINNRPLFNLGACQLTKNGLFIPAHDSILTTVVVPKSGNFSISISAPEHAVWPIRSIELRPSASSALIKGIGYSPFRDCQMPGTIYLPTHKEIQEDLFRLSQSCNTIRTYAATGVNSVVPGLAKRHNLKVFAGAWIDGVQKEDQKEIAALISLADTVPQLDGLIVGNEYYLRHEKDKEAATRYLLNHIRTVKQEIKDKTLPISTAETHTHLFEWDFTNQITGFKPGMRDIIKELDVLLIHIYPSWNGRSINGAAKFTVDTYLSVQKFLRQKFPKENKRLIIGETGWPSKGGIIGKAVPSLPNQRKFLLEFLSLANKNNVEFMFFDAFDELWKMEGTDGLGQSWGYHFSNRTAKHDLNSVLLPIQALQYWPKNTSKNNVAFAKQSKEISNLFVIYDEWPSKPISVIKQKRKSEVSSNNTLISLGNFYPSGFMGPSKSGIKLSACDCSTPRSGEMAMKITIPFLKSSQPWGGIYWLANNSWNGPGINLTRKLIVKNNQSVILTFWAKGLKGKERVTFRVGGVGNGSDSIPFPVSDTVTLSNKWKQYSISLANENLSNVVGGFCLMAEGQQNQFQKQVTLFLDDIKYEVK, encoded by the coding sequence ATGGGAACTAAGCAAAACCACCTATCCTTCTTTTCAGGAATGATAATCCTTCTAATACTGGCTATTTGTTCATGTGATTCTAAGCCCAGTAAAAAAGAAGCCCCAAAAAAGAACGACAAAGTAATCAAGTTAGAACTAGCTAAGTTAAAAGTGCTAGGAAATGGCACCATGATTGCCACAGATTCATCTGCTTTTTGTGATAACCTTTTTTCAAAAAAAATGGCTCTAGCTCTTTTGTTAGGTGCAGATTCTTCTTGTACTCAAATCAACTGGAAAGGTGGCCAACTCAAGGCAAATATTTTTCTTAAAAATCAGTACGCTTCAACTGTTTATACACTCAAAATAACATCATTCCCTTTTAATGGTAAAGCAGTTTTTTCTAAGCAAAATCCCACTTTTTCGGTAAAAATAAACAATCGGCCATTGTTTAATTTAGGTGCATGCCAATTGACAAAGAACGGTCTGTTTATACCCGCCCATGACAGCATCTTGACTACGGTGGTAGTTCCTAAGTCGGGTAATTTCAGTATTTCTATATCCGCCCCAGAACATGCTGTATGGCCAATCAGAAGTATTGAATTACGGCCAAGTGCTTCCTCTGCATTGATAAAAGGTATTGGTTATAGCCCTTTCAGAGATTGCCAAATGCCTGGCACCATCTATCTTCCAACACACAAAGAAATTCAGGAAGATTTATTCAGGTTGTCCCAAAGTTGTAATACAATCCGAACTTATGCCGCAACTGGAGTTAATAGTGTAGTTCCTGGCTTAGCAAAGAGACATAATTTAAAAGTGTTTGCTGGAGCCTGGATCGATGGTGTCCAAAAAGAAGATCAAAAAGAAATTGCTGCACTAATTTCACTAGCTGATACAGTTCCGCAATTGGATGGCCTTATAGTTGGAAATGAATATTACCTTCGACATGAAAAGGATAAAGAGGCGGCAACGAGATATTTATTGAATCATATTCGAACGGTTAAACAGGAAATAAAAGATAAAACACTACCGATTTCTACGGCAGAGACACATACGCATCTTTTTGAATGGGATTTTACAAATCAAATAACCGGATTCAAACCCGGTATGAGGGATATCATTAAAGAACTTGATGTTTTGTTGATCCACATATATCCCAGTTGGAATGGGAGGTCCATAAATGGAGCGGCTAAATTTACAGTAGACACTTACCTTTCTGTTCAGAAATTCCTCAGACAAAAATTCCCTAAAGAGAATAAAAGACTAATTATCGGCGAAACGGGATGGCCATCAAAGGGGGGAATAATCGGTAAGGCAGTGCCATCCCTTCCCAACCAAAGAAAGTTCTTGTTGGAATTCCTAAGTCTTGCGAACAAAAACAACGTAGAATTTATGTTTTTTGATGCTTTCGACGAATTATGGAAAATGGAAGGTACTGATGGACTTGGCCAGTCCTGGGGCTATCATTTCTCCAACAGAACGGCAAAGCATGACTTGAATAGTGTCTTATTACCAATACAGGCTCTTCAATACTGGCCAAAAAATACAAGTAAGAATAATGTAGCGTTCGCTAAACAATCAAAAGAAATCAGCAATCTATTTGTTATTTATGATGAGTGGCCAAGTAAACCAATCTCAGTAATAAAACAAAAGCGAAAGAGTGAAGTATCCTCAAATAACACTTTGATAAGCCTTGGTAATTTTTATCCATCCGGATTTATGGGACCATCCAAAAGTGGCATCAAACTTTCTGCCTGTGATTGCAGCACACCACGATCAGGAGAGATGGCAATGAAAATAACCATTCCCTTTCTAAAATCGTCACAACCTTGGGGGGGTATTTACTGGCTGGCAAATAACAGCTGGAATGGACCAGGAATCAATTTGACTCGAAAATTGATTGTTAAAAATAACCAATCGGTGATTCTTACTTTTTGGGCTAAAGGGCTAAAAGGAAAAGAAAGGGTTACATTTAGAGTTGGCGGGGTTGGAAATGGCAGTGATAGCATCCCATTTCCTGTAAGTGATACAGTTACCCTATCAAATAAATGGAAACAATATTCCATCAGTTTGGCAAACGAAAATTTGTCAAATGTAGTGGGTGGGTTTTGCTTAATGGCTGAAGGACAACAAAATCAATTCCAAAAGCAGGTTACTCTTTTTCTTGATGACATAAAATATGAAGTAAAATGA